GTCCGCCTCTCTTACTTCTTTTCAAACAAGGCGCTTGGGAGCGACAAGAATTTTCAGGGGTGGCGCTTGGAGGCGGTCCAGCTGATCCCGCTGGTGAAAAACCGGTGGATGACCGCCCTGCGCTTCAATTTTCAGGAGGTCTTTGGAACAAACACCCCCTTCTACGAAATGAGTTCGCTGGGGGGGGCCGATGAATTCCGTGCCTTCGTTCCGGGACGGTTTGTCGACAAGGGGAAAATCGTTTTTCAGATTGAACAGAGGATCAAGGCGCTCGACTGGCGGCTCTTCGGCATCCCATTTGAAATTCACACCGACCCGTTTTTTGAGGTGGGAAGGGTTTTTGACGCCGTATCGCACCTCGGTTTTAACAACTGGCAACCGATTGGCGGAGTCGGTTTCCGTCTCTTTGTTCCGCCGAATATTATCGGCCGTCTGGATGTGGCCGGCGGGTCGGACGGGGTGGAGATTTATACGGAATTGGGATAT
The nucleotide sequence above comes from Deltaproteobacteria bacterium. Encoded proteins:
- a CDS encoding BamA/TamA family outer membrane protein, with amino-acid sequence TPFVRFFGLGPRRIESNQSNFTGRNFLLDAAFGWYFMDHLRVEMAPKFHTTDILNRAIDDIDDTLTRYGALPNVVDSTNFIDEFALVFDNRKDKEYSTSGSKVRLSYFFSNKALGSDKNFQGWRLEAVQLIPLVKNRWMTALRFNFQEVFGTNTPFYEMSSLGGADEFRAFVPGRFVDKGKIVFQIEQRIKALDWRLFGIPFEIHTDPFFEVGRVFDAVSHLGFNNWQPIGGVGFRLFVPPNIIGRLDVAGGSDGVEIYTELGYPF